CGCGAGCACGGGCGGCAACGTGTCGCTCACGGGCGGTGTATTGAGCGACGGCAAGAGCAACAACGGCGTGAAAGCCGGTGTGACCATCAAGTACTGATATTCAGCCGCGGCGCTCGCCGGGCTTTCCGTTCAACTGATCGGCCGACCGATCAGACCAGCGTGCCGTACACGATGAACCCGTCGTGCGACGCCATCTTGTCGTACAGCCTGCGCCCGGCCGTGTTGGTGACATGCGTCTGCCAATACACGCGATGCGCGCCCACGCGCTTCACATGCGCGTACACCCCTTCGATCAATTGGCGCCCCACGCCCCGGCCGCGCTCCGAGGGCGCCGTGAACAGGTCCTGCAGGTAGCAGTTCGGCTCGATGCGGGTGGTACTGCGGTGAAAGAGGTAGTGGGTCAGCCCCACGAGTTGGCCATCGCGTTCGGCCACCAGCGCGTGCACCGGTTCGTAGGCATCGAAGAAGCGCTGCCACGTCACCCGCGTGATCTCGTCGGGCAATGCGGTCGGGCCCTCGCGCTCGTAGAACGCGTTGTAGCCGTCCCAGAGCGGCTTCCAGGCTGCGTAGTCTTCCGGCGCCGGTGGGCGAATCAGGAGAGAAGAAGAAAGAGCGGAGGAGGAGGGCGTCATGCGTCGGCTGCCTGCACGTTGAAAACATGCGATTGCAACACGGCTCGGCTCGGCTCAACGACCGACGAAAGGGTTCAGCGCTTCTTCTTCGGCAGGTGATGGATCGGCGCGACTTGCCGCCAACGCCGTGGTGCGCGCGGCTTTGCGCGGTATGGAGGGTGCCGCGACCTTGCGCGGCGTGGAAGGAGCCTCGACCTTGAGCGGTATGGAAAGGCCGCATGCAGCCGGCGTCATGGGCGGAAAGACGGGCGGCTCGCCGGCCGGCCCCATCGATTGCTCGAGAAAGTCGAGCATCGTGCGCATGGCGGCGCTGTTGTGCCGGCGCTGCGAATAGGCGGCATACAGCCAATGGTCCTTCGGCATGTGCTCGCGCAGCACCGGCACCAGCGCGCCGCGCTCCAGGTGCGACTGCGCCAGCGGCTCGGGCACATAGGCCACGCCCGCGCCGCGCAGCGCCAGCTCGATGAGCGCGACGGCATCGTTGGCTTCCATGCGGCTGTGCACCTGCACGTCGATCGGCTTGCCCTTGGTCTCGAAAGGCAGGTGGGTGGCGGGCTTGGCCGAATAGCTCAGCACGTCGTGGCGGGCCAGGTCTTCGGGTACCTTGGGAATACCGCGCTGGGCCCAGTAGGCGGGGCTGGCGCACACCACCATGTCGAACGGCACCAGGCGCCGCACGATCAGGTTCATGTCGTCGATGCGCCCGCCCGTCAGGTGAATGTCGATGCCTTCCTCGATCAGGTCGATCTCGTTGTTGGTGAACACCAGGCTCACGTACACGTCGGGATAAAGCTTGATGAACTCGGCAATCACGTCGGACAACCAACCCGCGATCAGCCCGTGCGGTGCGCTCATGCGCAGGCGCCCCTGCGGATGCGAGCCATGGGCCTGCAGGTCGTTCAGCGTGTTCTCGGCCATGGCCACCAGTTCTGCGCTGCGGTCGAGCAGCACCTGGCCGGCGTCCGTCAGGCTCAGCGAACGCGTCGAGCGGTTGAGCAGGCGAACGCCGCTGCGCTCTTCGAGCTCCGCCACATAGCGGCTGACCGTGGCTTTCGACATGCCCAGCGAAATGGCTGCACGGGAGAAGCTGCGCCGAAACGCCACTTCGCGGAATGTTTTGATGAGATCGAGGCCGTCCATGGTGGCCGCATTGTTCCAGCTTCCCGAAGAAGCCGTGGATGCGGGGTCAACCTAGAGCGAGCGGCCGTCGAACTGGGTGACCGGAACTGCCTGCAGGTCGATGCCTTCGATGCAGCGGATGTTGATGGCCGCCATCGCCTCGCCCGATGGAGCCTTGGCTTCACCGTAGGGATGAATGCCGCAGGTCGGGCAGAAGCGGTGCTTGATGGCGTGCTTGTTGAAGAGGTAAACGCTCGTGTCTTCTTCGGGCGTGAGCAATTGCATGTTGCCGCGCGGCACAAACCACATCAGCGTGCCCTTGCGTTGGCACATCGAGCAATTGCAGGACATGGCCGAAGTGATCTCGCCCTCGGCCTCGAACTTGATGCGGCCGCAGTGGCAGCTTCCCTGGTACTTCATCTCGGTGTCCTCTTGTTAAATAGTAAACCGTCTGGTTGAGTATTGGATGAATGCAGCCGTATTGTCAAGCGGCGGCGGAACGCTTCAACTCGGCCGGCGCGTGTCCATAGGCCCTGGAGAACGCCCGCGAAAAAGCCGCGGCGCTCCCAAAGCCGGCCCGCCGCGCTGTCAGCTTGACGGCTTCTCCGGCCGCAAGGTGCCGGCGCGCCAGCGTGAGGCGCCACGAGCTCAGGTAAGCCATCGGCGTCATTCCCACCGTGGTGCGAAATGCCGACATGAATGCGCTCCTCGACATGGCCGTCCGATCCGCCAGGTCGTCCACCGTCCACTGCCGCGACGGCGCCTCGTGAATCGACACCAGCGCGCGATGCAACGCGGGGTGCGCAAGCCCGGCAAGCAAACCCGGCTTCTGCGCACCGGTGTCGATGGCGCTCCTCAGCACCATCAGCATGAGCACTTCCGCCAGGCGGTTCAGGGCGGCGCTGCGGCCGCATCGGCTTTCGATCGCCTCCGAGAGAAACGCCTTGGCGGTGGCCTCGAGGGCAAGCGACTCCTTCAAGGGCACCGATATTTCGTCGGGCATGGCGCTCATCAGCGGGTTGGTGTCGTTGTCGAAATCGACATGGGCTGCAACGCGCACATCGGGCGGTAGCGCGCTGGAGCCGTGCAACCGAAAGACGACCCTGGCACCGGCTTCGCCATTCACGCCATCCGCGCCCGCAAGCAGCAACACCGGGCCTCGCGTGGCAGCCTCGGCGAGCACGGCAACCCGCAGCTTGAACACCTCGATGAACGCCGCAAGGCGGTCGGCTTTGGCGAGGTTTGGACTTTGAATCATGAAATCTGGACTCTTCATGATCGCAAGCATGCGATCTTTGGGGCTCGTTTGCAACCACATCCAAAGGAACATCCAGATGCTGATCCCACGCCAACAAGCCCCGGAACTGGTGGTCGATACCCTTGCCGGTACCCCCTTTCGCTTGGCCGACGACGCGCCCGAGCGAATGACGCTGCTGTGCTTCTACCGGGGCCTGCATTGCCCGATTTGCGCCACCTACCTGAAAGAGCTGGAGCGGCTGACGCCCTCATTTGCCGAGCGCGGCGTCAGCACCATCGCGATCAGCTCGGACAGCGAAGAACGCGCCCGCGCCATGGCCGAGAAAATTGGCGCAGCCAACTTGCGAATCGGCTACGGGCTTTCGCTTTCGAAGGCCAGGGAGTGGGGGCTGTATGTGTCGGCGTCTCGCGGCAAGACGTCGATCGGCATCGAAGAGCCGGCGCTTTTTTCAGAGCCGGGCCTGTTTCTCGTCAGGCCCGACAACACCGTTTACTACCTCTCGGTGCAGTCGATGCCTTTTGTACGCCCCAATTTCGCGGAGGTGGTGCAGGCGCTGGATTTCGTGATCAAGAACGAGTACCCGGCCAGGGGTGAGTACACAGGCCCGCTGCAGGAGCAACGGGCCTGAACGGAGAGTGAGCGGGAGATGGCGCGCAGGGCGGTCTGGCGTTGCGGATACCCTGCGCATGCTCATCCAGCAGGCGTATCCGGCCACTGCAAGGCAGCAGGCCGGGCGGCTGCTTCGCCTACTTTGGGGCCGGCACTCGCCGGAGCACGTCGTCGTACGGTGCAAGGTCGAGAAAGGCGATGACCTCGGTCGCGCGCTTGTCCTTCATCCGGAAGATCCACACATAGCTGTTGCTGTAGGGCACGCCGTCGGCCGCAGTGGTGGTGCCGTCCCAGTGCACGATAACGTCGTTGCCGCTGGCCCAGATGTCTCTCACCACGGGACGGATGGGCGCGGACAACCGGTCGGCAAAAGGCTTCACCGCGCGGTCCAGAAAATCTTGCCGGCCGCGGTAAGTGCCGGCCACGGGGCTCGTGCCCTTGATGGTCCACACCACGTCGGGCGACAACACGTCCTGGAAGAACGTTCGGCCGCCTTGCTGCCATTGCGTGAAGGCATCGGCAATGAACTGGCGGTTGCGCTCCGCTGTCGGCTGCGGCGTATTGGCCAGCGCATCGAAGGAAAGAAGACCGCCAATGCCGAACAGTGCGGCCAAGGCCAACGACCGCAGGCTGAAAAGATATCGTTGCGTGGTCATACAAGACTCCTTGAAAAAGCAGGTTGACGAACGGGCTGTGAGCTCCAAGGAAAGTCTGCAACCGCAAGGCCCGCAGCGGTAGCAAGGTTGTCCAGCCTTTTTGTACGATCCTGCGAGAAAGCGGGCCCTGCCTCGATGATTCACGCGTCCGACCGGCGCTGCCTTTAAGACGTCGCCTCGAGAACACCGTCTTTCGCCAGCCCTTCGTGCGGTTGTTTCTTCACCAGCCAGTTCGTAGCGACCAACGCCAGAAGAACGGCCGCCGCGGCGCAACCGAACACCGATTGCAACCCATGGGCCAGCGCCGCTGTGACGGCATCCGCCGCTGCACCGCGCGACAGCGCACCCGGAGCGGCAAGTTCCCCTTTGACCAGGTGCGCGAGCAGCGCTGCCAGCAGTGCCACGCCCGCGGCGCCGCCGAGGCTGCGCAGCATGATCGGCGCCGCCGTGGCAATGCCCATGTGCTGCGCGGGCGAAACGCGCTGCGCCACGACGGTGACGATGGGAAAGAGCAGCCCCAGCCCGAGTCCCAACGGCAGCAGCGCGGCCGACAACGCCAGCGGCTCCGTCGGCAGCCAGCGCAGCACGCCCGCCATCAGGCCGAACGACAGCAACATCAGCATGCAGGCCGCACGCGCTATTGAAGCGGCGGGCCTTTGCGCGCGCAGCAACTTGCCGCTGGTGACAGCCGCCATGGTGATGCCCGCCATCAAGGGCAGCAGATGCCACGCGGAACCGGTGGGCGACAGGTGCAAGCCAATCTGCAGGTACTGCGGCAAGAACACCACGGCGGCGTAGAGCGCAACGCCGGTCGCCGTTCCGATGAAGCTCACCGCCGCATACGCCGGGCGCGTGAACAGCGACAACGGCAGCAAGGGGTGCGCGGCTCGCTTCTGGCGCCAGACAAAAGCCAGCGTGAATGTTGCGCCCAGCGCCAGCAAAACCCACATCGAAACGCGCTCGGGCAAGTTCAGCTGGCCATGCTGGGTGGCCAGCAAAAGCAAGACGAGCGCGGCCGTGAGCAGCGCCGCACCGAGCCAGTCGACACGCGTGCGCTGCGGCCCTTGCGTGGCCGGCGCTTGCTGCGCGGCCGTCGGCTTCGATGGAAGCGTCGATGCCAGCACGCACCAAGCCAACGCTGCCGGCGGAACGTTCATCCAGAAAGCCCAATGCCAGGACAGGTGCTCCACGAGTGCGCCGCCCATCAGCGGGCCGAACATGGTCGAGACGCCATAGGCCGCGCCGAGCAGCGCCTGGTAGCGGCCGCGCTCTTCGGGCGCGAACAGGTCGGGCACCGTCAACATGGCCAGCGTCATCAGCCCGCCGCCGCCGGCACCTTGCAGCGCGCGTGCAAGCACCAGTTGCCGAACGTCCTGGCTCGCCCCGCAGGCCAGCGAACCGGCGAGGAACAGGCCGATGGCCAGCAGCAGCATCGGCTTCTTGCCGAGCACATCCGCCAGGCGCCCATACAGCGCAATGACCACCGTCGCGGCCAGCAGATAGGCCGAGAACACCCATGCCAGCGGCCAGCCTCCCGGCAGCTCGCGTGAAATGACGGGCAG
The Variovorax paradoxus genome window above contains:
- a CDS encoding GNAT family N-acetyltransferase, which produces MTPSSSALSSSLLIRPPAPEDYAAWKPLWDGYNAFYEREGPTALPDEITRVTWQRFFDAYEPVHALVAERDGQLVGLTHYLFHRSTTRIEPNCYLQDLFTAPSERGRGVGRQLIEGVYAHVKRVGAHRVYWQTHVTNTAGRRLYDKMASHDGFIVYGTLV
- a CDS encoding LysR family transcriptional regulator, with the translated sequence MDGLDLIKTFREVAFRRSFSRAAISLGMSKATVSRYVAELEERSGVRLLNRSTRSLSLTDAGQVLLDRSAELVAMAENTLNDLQAHGSHPQGRLRMSAPHGLIAGWLSDVIAEFIKLYPDVYVSLVFTNNEIDLIEEGIDIHLTGGRIDDMNLIVRRLVPFDMVVCASPAYWAQRGIPKVPEDLARHDVLSYSAKPATHLPFETKGKPIDVQVHSRMEANDAVALIELALRGAGVAYVPEPLAQSHLERGALVPVLREHMPKDHWLYAAYSQRRHNSAAMRTMLDFLEQSMGPAGEPPVFPPMTPAACGLSIPLKVEAPSTPRKVAAPSIPRKAARTTALAASRADPSPAEEEALNPFVGR
- a CDS encoding GFA family protein, which translates into the protein MKYQGSCHCGRIKFEAEGEITSAMSCNCSMCQRKGTLMWFVPRGNMQLLTPEEDTSVYLFNKHAIKHRFCPTCGIHPYGEAKAPSGEAMAAINIRCIEGIDLQAVPVTQFDGRSL
- a CDS encoding helix-turn-helix domain-containing protein; this encodes MIQSPNLAKADRLAAFIEVFKLRVAVLAEAATRGPVLLLAGADGVNGEAGARVVFRLHGSSALPPDVRVAAHVDFDNDTNPLMSAMPDEISVPLKESLALEATAKAFLSEAIESRCGRSAALNRLAEVLMLMVLRSAIDTGAQKPGLLAGLAHPALHRALVSIHEAPSRQWTVDDLADRTAMSRSAFMSAFRTTVGMTPMAYLSSWRLTLARRHLAAGEAVKLTARRAGFGSAAAFSRAFSRAYGHAPAELKRSAAA
- a CDS encoding peroxiredoxin-like family protein — encoded protein: MIASMRSLGLVCNHIQRNIQMLIPRQQAPELVVDTLAGTPFRLADDAPERMTLLCFYRGLHCPICATYLKELERLTPSFAERGVSTIAISSDSEERARAMAEKIGAANLRIGYGLSLSKAREWGLYVSASRGKTSIGIEEPALFSEPGLFLVRPDNTVYYLSVQSMPFVRPNFAEVVQALDFVIKNEYPARGEYTGPLQEQRA
- a CDS encoding nuclear transport factor 2 family protein, producing MTTQRYLFSLRSLALAALFGIGGLLSFDALANTPQPTAERNRQFIADAFTQWQQGGRTFFQDVLSPDVVWTIKGTSPVAGTYRGRQDFLDRAVKPFADRLSAPIRPVVRDIWASGNDVIVHWDGTTTAADGVPYSNSYVWIFRMKDKRATEVIAFLDLAPYDDVLRRVPAPK
- a CDS encoding MFS transporter, with the protein product MKASRTSSPLLPFAMLVLMLVLAALDQTILSTALPVISRELPGGWPLAWVFSAYLLAATVVIALYGRLADVLGKKPMLLLAIGLFLAGSLACGASQDVRQLVLARALQGAGGGGLMTLAMLTVPDLFAPEERGRYQALLGAAYGVSTMFGPLMGGALVEHLSWHWAFWMNVPPAALAWCVLASTLPSKPTAAQQAPATQGPQRTRVDWLGAALLTAALVLLLLATQHGQLNLPERVSMWVLLALGATFTLAFVWRQKRAAHPLLPLSLFTRPAYAAVSFIGTATGVALYAAVVFLPQYLQIGLHLSPTGSAWHLLPLMAGITMAAVTSGKLLRAQRPAASIARAACMLMLLSFGLMAGVLRWLPTEPLALSAALLPLGLGLGLLFPIVTVVAQRVSPAQHMGIATAAPIMLRSLGGAAGVALLAALLAHLVKGELAAPGALSRGAAADAVTAALAHGLQSVFGCAAAAVLLALVATNWLVKKQPHEGLAKDGVLEATS